In one Chitinophaga sancti genomic region, the following are encoded:
- a CDS encoding transglycosylase domain-containing protein, whose protein sequence is MKKSVKILWLTVLSLTGVFILLLLLINFRVIGNMPSMETLENPRAALASEVIGDDGTILGKYYQVDRSSSDYDEISKNVINALIATEDVRFYEHSGIDPWGTIAIPFYLAIGKKRGSSTITQQLALNLQADNTGTQRAQNKLVRSFQKMQEWLIAVKLERNFTKEEIITLYLNTVPFGDNVYGIENGARTFFSKDAGHLSIEESATLIAMLKGTNLYNPRRNPKKALDRRNTVIELMEKNKFISSADAAAAKSTPIVLRYNKIDHNKGLAPYFREVLRDELKQWCKDHKKSDGSEYNLYRDGLKIYTTINPRMQLYAEEAVAHHLKDLQKIFAAQSNIKSGSAWKGHENFLDRYMKESDRYQSMLAAEISEDEIKKSFNTPTKMKVFSWRSFTEPDLNEIDTVMTPMDSIRYMRAILQAGFMAMDPESGEIKAWVGGPDFRYFKNDHVMKSKRQVGSTFKPFLYCYAIMNGMSPGTSLPNEPVSFPKYNWTLSRNSEGSVGGNISMAGALAKSLNLVSAYLIKQLGPAAVADFANEKVGFSVKIPSYPSICLGTPEIPLYDMLQAYTMFAARGIITKPIYITRIEDRNGNILETTAPEKREVISENESYVMTKMMEGVTGPGGTSARLRFRYGIKGQVAGKTGTTNDNTDGWFMGFTPQLLAGAWVGCENNFLHFSTTANGQGANTGLPIWAYFFQKLYGDPTLKIDPNATFAIPAAIDSQTYTDTDPNMPPGAEAQDQGNGAASDYIDVGDYGEPTKPAEKPKEEPKKENGNNQPQATPKAVLPPKKDN, encoded by the coding sequence ATGAAAAAATCAGTTAAAATATTGTGGTTGACTGTGTTGTCACTGACGGGAGTGTTCATTTTGCTTTTATTGCTGATCAATTTCCGCGTCATTGGCAACATGCCATCCATGGAGACCCTGGAAAACCCCAGGGCTGCCCTTGCCTCTGAAGTAATAGGAGACGATGGTACTATTCTGGGTAAATACTACCAGGTAGACCGTTCCAGCTCTGATTATGACGAAATTTCCAAAAATGTGATCAATGCACTGATCGCAACTGAGGACGTACGCTTTTACGAGCACTCCGGTATCGATCCCTGGGGTACAATTGCGATTCCTTTTTACCTGGCTATTGGTAAAAAGAGGGGGTCCAGTACTATTACCCAACAGCTGGCCCTGAACCTGCAGGCTGATAATACGGGAACACAACGTGCTCAGAATAAGCTGGTAAGGTCGTTTCAGAAGATGCAGGAATGGCTGATTGCCGTAAAACTCGAGAGGAATTTTACCAAGGAGGAAATTATTACCCTGTACCTGAACACGGTTCCTTTTGGTGATAATGTATATGGCATTGAAAATGGTGCCCGTACTTTCTTCAGCAAAGATGCCGGTCATCTCTCTATAGAAGAATCAGCAACCCTGATCGCGATGCTGAAAGGTACAAACCTGTACAATCCCCGCAGGAATCCCAAAAAAGCGCTGGATCGCCGTAATACGGTGATTGAGCTGATGGAGAAGAACAAATTCATCTCCAGTGCGGATGCAGCTGCTGCTAAAAGCACACCAATCGTACTGCGTTATAATAAAATTGACCACAACAAAGGTCTGGCTCCTTACTTCCGTGAGGTACTGAGAGACGAGCTGAAACAGTGGTGTAAAGACCATAAAAAATCTGACGGGTCTGAGTATAACCTGTACCGTGATGGTCTGAAGATCTATACGACGATCAATCCACGCATGCAATTGTATGCGGAGGAAGCGGTAGCACATCACCTGAAGGACCTGCAAAAGATCTTTGCCGCCCAGTCTAACATTAAATCAGGTAGTGCATGGAAAGGCCACGAGAACTTCCTGGATCGCTATATGAAAGAATCTGACCGTTACCAGAGCATGCTGGCGGCAGAGATCTCTGAAGACGAGATCAAGAAGTCATTCAATACGCCTACCAAGATGAAGGTATTCTCCTGGAGGAGCTTTACGGAGCCCGATCTGAATGAGATTGATACGGTGATGACACCGATGGATTCTATCCGCTATATGCGTGCAATTCTGCAGGCAGGTTTCATGGCAATGGATCCTGAGAGTGGTGAGATCAAGGCATGGGTAGGCGGACCTGATTTCCGTTATTTCAAGAATGATCACGTAATGAAGAGCAAACGCCAGGTAGGTTCCACCTTTAAACCATTCCTGTATTGCTATGCGATTATGAACGGCATGTCTCCAGGCACCAGTTTGCCAAATGAACCGGTGAGTTTCCCTAAATATAACTGGACACTGAGCCGCAACTCAGAAGGTAGTGTGGGAGGTAATATTTCTATGGCAGGTGCGCTGGCTAAGTCACTGAACCTGGTGTCCGCCTACCTGATCAAGCAATTAGGCCCGGCAGCGGTAGCGGATTTTGCGAATGAGAAAGTTGGATTCTCAGTGAAGATACCTTCTTATCCGTCTATATGTCTGGGTACACCGGAGATTCCGCTTTATGATATGTTGCAGGCATACACGATGTTTGCAGCCCGCGGTATCATCACTAAACCTATTTATATTACCCGTATTGAAGATAGAAATGGTAACATCCTGGAAACGACGGCTCCTGAAAAACGTGAGGTGATCAGTGAGAATGAGTCTTATGTGATGACGAAGATGATGGAAGGTGTAACGGGTCCGGGTGGTACATCAGCACGTTTGCGTTTCCGTTATGGTATCAAGGGCCAGGTAGCCGGTAAAACGGGTACTACGAATGATAACACGGATGGCTGGTTCATGGGCTTTACCCCGCAATTGCTGGCGGGTGCATGGGTAGGTTGTGAGAACAACTTCCTGCATTTCAGTACTACGGCAAATGGTCAGGGTGCGAATACCGGCTTACCGATCTGGGCATATTTCTTCCAGAAACTGTATGGAGATCCCACCCTGAAGATAGATCCGAATGCAACGTTTGCGATTCCGGCGGCGATAGACAGCCAGACATATACAGATACTGATCCGAATATGCCTCCGGGTGCGGAAGCGCAGGATCAGGGGAATGGTGCTGCTTCGGACTATATTGATGTAGGAGATTATGGAGAGCCGACCAAACCTGCGGAGAAACCAAAGGAAGAACCGAAGAAAGAGAATGGTAATAATCAACCGCAAGCTACGCCGAAAGCGGTGTTGCCACCGAAAAAAGATAACTAA
- a CDS encoding M20/M25/M40 family metallo-hydrolase, with the protein MKRLLLLVFSTSCFVNVLAQDYLPAEARIRNTVNYLAADKLKGRGTDEKGGRKAAAWVVKQFKKLGLQPANGSSYYQDFTFDRKEHHDIPSRNVIGYLDNGAPRTIIIGAHYDHIGTAHLFDGKYPEGQIHNGADDNASGVAGLLEFIRYFVNNGQKEQFNFLFIAFGGEEMGLQGSKYYIAHPLFPLEKVHFMLNMDMIGRYNAERGLGIGGYASAEEWPEVYKGVEQPGIKFFTDGAGKGPSDHHNFYISGVPVIFLHTGPHDDYHKPTDDADKVEAKEESDILKLAIQLINNSMKYKELHYVADK; encoded by the coding sequence ATGAAGCGATTGCTATTATTGGTGTTCAGCACCTCTTGTTTCGTAAATGTCTTAGCGCAGGATTATCTGCCCGCTGAAGCGCGCATCCGCAACACTGTCAACTACCTCGCGGCCGATAAACTCAAAGGCCGTGGTACCGATGAAAAAGGTGGTAGAAAAGCAGCTGCCTGGGTTGTGAAGCAGTTTAAAAAATTAGGCCTGCAACCTGCAAATGGTAGCAGCTATTACCAGGATTTCACGTTTGATCGCAAGGAACATCACGATATTCCCAGCAGGAATGTGATCGGTTACCTGGATAACGGTGCCCCCCGTACGATTATCATCGGCGCACACTATGATCATATCGGTACTGCACATTTGTTTGATGGCAAGTATCCCGAAGGTCAGATCCACAACGGCGCAGATGACAACGCCTCCGGTGTAGCCGGTTTACTTGAATTTATCCGCTATTTTGTAAATAACGGACAGAAAGAACAATTCAATTTCCTGTTCATTGCTTTTGGTGGAGAAGAAATGGGCCTGCAGGGTTCCAAATACTATATAGCCCACCCACTGTTCCCATTGGAAAAAGTACACTTTATGCTGAACATGGATATGATAGGCCGTTACAATGCAGAACGCGGCTTAGGTATCGGTGGCTATGCAAGTGCAGAAGAATGGCCTGAGGTGTACAAAGGCGTAGAACAGCCTGGTATCAAGTTCTTCACCGATGGAGCAGGGAAGGGGCCTTCTGATCATCATAACTTTTACATCAGTGGCGTTCCTGTGATCTTCCTGCATACCGGCCCGCATGATGACTATCACAAGCCAACAGACGATGCCGATAAAGTAGAAGCAAAGGAAGAGTCAGATATATTAAAGCTGGCCATTCAGCTCATCAACAATTCCATGAAGTACAAAGAGCTGCACTACGTAGCTGATAAATAA
- a CDS encoding lanthionine synthetase LanC family protein — MVQEPVKVESLLTHIHQLIDQHTADNDTLMDGGRLGLIVYYHSLWQGYRDNTYLDKTYALLDEVLDHMNNNTLQLEGASLATGICGLTSVINLLYKDGLLDIDIDKELARYDDYLYHQALQLIKEDKLDYLHGAFGIIRYFTDRLLQPKTEIYLREIIRVLYEKCVVTKHGTWFRNIFLFGTGQINFSLTQGQAGFLSVLTALHETEIDPQTTGYLLQQGIRFVRHHLREVDLIGQDWSFFPLTTSEAEDEKNYKNRLGWCYGDLNQVSLFYKASFVLQDENLKQMADLVGGSSLMRKTYEATQIDDIYFCNGTAGLAQYYYSLYRYSNEESYLEGWHYWMKETIKRLEVVLHEESFKGRETRLLEGLPGIALVLLGHLIKEELPWTDLLLL, encoded by the coding sequence ATGGTACAGGAACCGGTAAAAGTGGAGAGCCTCCTTACACACATACATCAGCTCATAGATCAGCACACCGCTGATAATGACACCCTGATGGACGGAGGCAGGCTGGGCCTGATCGTGTACTATCATTCCTTATGGCAAGGCTACCGGGACAATACCTATTTAGATAAGACATATGCGCTGCTCGATGAAGTATTGGATCACATGAACAATAACACATTGCAACTGGAAGGAGCATCCCTCGCAACAGGTATCTGCGGCCTCACCAGCGTGATCAACCTCCTGTACAAAGATGGCCTCCTGGATATAGACATTGATAAGGAACTGGCCAGATATGACGACTATCTCTACCATCAGGCATTACAACTGATCAAAGAAGATAAACTGGATTATCTGCACGGTGCATTTGGTATCATCAGGTACTTTACAGACAGGCTGCTACAGCCTAAAACAGAGATATATCTCAGGGAAATTATCCGTGTGCTGTATGAGAAATGTGTAGTCACCAAACATGGCACCTGGTTCAGAAATATTTTCTTATTCGGCACAGGCCAGATCAATTTTAGTCTAACACAGGGCCAGGCAGGATTTCTGTCTGTACTCACTGCCCTGCACGAAACTGAAATAGATCCACAAACGACCGGATACCTGCTACAGCAAGGTATTCGCTTCGTTCGCCATCATCTGCGCGAAGTAGATCTGATCGGTCAGGATTGGTCATTCTTTCCGCTCACAACCAGTGAAGCAGAAGATGAAAAGAACTATAAAAACCGTCTTGGATGGTGTTATGGCGATCTTAATCAGGTATCCCTTTTTTACAAAGCCTCCTTTGTATTGCAGGACGAAAACCTGAAGCAAATGGCGGATCTCGTGGGCGGCAGCTCACTGATGCGCAAAACATATGAAGCGACTCAAATCGATGATATTTATTTCTGTAATGGTACCGCCGGATTGGCACAGTATTATTATTCGTTGTACCGTTACAGTAATGAAGAAAGTTACCTGGAAGGATGGCACTACTGGATGAAAGAAACGATAAAAAGACTGGAAGTAGTGCTGCATGAAGAAAGCTTCAAAGGCCGCGAAACCCGCCTGCTGGAAGGCTTGCCGGGTATAGCACTGGTCCTGTTGGGGCACCTGATCAAGGAAGAACTTCCATGGACTGATTTACTGCTTTTATAA